Proteins encoded within one genomic window of Fibrobacterota bacterium:
- the galK gene encoding galactokinase: MNQALESMLRSFRDAFGGEPDLIASAPGRVNLIGEHTDYMGGLVMPVAIDRQILFSIRSAPGNYVTGYSTEFGEKVRFAVGEFNPGHPNRWLRYVLGVLQELERIGIRPGGFEFCVAGNVPQAAGLSSSAALEVAVARAVLDLLQHPLPGRDVALLCQRAENGFVGMQCGIMDQYISALGIADHALKIDCANLEYEAVAAAVPGHTWLVIDSGKKRGLVDSEYNLRRTQCQEGLEWLQARLPQLRREHALRALSPEDLAAASEGMDPVLLRRIRHVVGENARVELACAALRRGDLAALGKNLSASHRSLRDDYEVSCPELDLLVEILHRTPGTIGARLTGAGFGGCVIALIRDGSVDSAIAAVRREYPVRFPSSCPVSAWPIRLADGAKTIYSSAPSLKRGA, from the coding sequence GTGAACCAGGCCCTGGAATCCATGTTGAGATCGTTCCGCGATGCCTTCGGCGGAGAGCCGGATCTGATCGCTTCCGCCCCCGGACGCGTCAACCTTATCGGCGAGCATACCGATTACATGGGCGGCCTTGTAATGCCTGTCGCGATTGATAGGCAAATCCTCTTCTCCATCCGCTCGGCGCCAGGGAATTACGTCACCGGATACTCCACCGAATTCGGGGAGAAGGTCCGGTTCGCCGTCGGCGAGTTCAATCCCGGGCATCCCAATCGTTGGCTACGCTACGTCCTCGGCGTCCTGCAAGAGCTGGAACGGATCGGGATCAGGCCGGGCGGCTTCGAATTCTGCGTGGCGGGGAACGTGCCCCAGGCCGCCGGGCTATCCTCCTCGGCCGCCTTGGAAGTGGCCGTCGCCCGCGCCGTGCTGGATCTGCTCCAGCATCCGCTTCCGGGACGGGACGTCGCCTTGCTATGCCAGCGGGCCGAAAACGGTTTCGTGGGGATGCAATGCGGCATCATGGATCAGTACATCTCCGCGCTGGGGATCGCCGATCACGCCCTCAAGATCGATTGCGCCAACCTCGAATACGAGGCTGTGGCGGCGGCGGTACCCGGCCATACCTGGCTGGTGATCGATTCGGGTAAGAAGCGCGGCCTGGTCGATTCGGAATACAACTTGCGGCGGACCCAGTGCCAAGAGGGCCTGGAATGGTTGCAGGCGCGGCTCCCCCAGCTGCGGCGGGAGCATGCCTTGCGCGCCTTATCGCCGGAAGATCTGGCCGCCGCTTCCGAAGGAATGGATCCTGTCTTGCTGCGCCGCATCCGGCACGTGGTGGGCGAGAATGCGCGCGTGGAACTGGCTTGCGCGGCACTGCGCCGCGGCGACCTGGCGGCCTTGGGGAAGAATCTCTCCGCCTCCCACCGCAGCTTGCGCGATGATTACGAAGTATCCTGCCCCGAACTGGATCTGCTGGTGGAAATCCTCCATCGGACGCCGGGCACGATCGGGGCGCGCTTGACGGGGGCCGGCTTCGGGGGCTGCGTCATCGCCCTGATCCGGGACGGGTCCGTGGATTCGGCCATCGCCGCCGTGCGGCGCGAATATCCGGTCCGCTTCCCTTCCTCGTGCCCCGTTTCGGCCTGGCCTATCCGCCTGGCCGATGGGGCGAAGACTATCTACTCTTCCGCACCGTCGCTGAAGCGCGGCGCCTGA
- the galT gene encoding galactose-1-phosphate uridylyltransferase encodes MSVGRPASLKRMHPYLKEWVILAPATGERPWNGAVMRAAEETGPAFDPACHLCPGASRATGVANPRYTGTLVFDNDYASLSLEAQARGVCRVVCFDPRHNVTLVDMDVDAIEGVLRAFAGQFRELASVPGMEYVMPFENKGKEIGVSNPHPHGQIYATDFIPRIPAAMYASAAEFRAREGGCVFCDVLGKELRDGSRVVARNGHFAAFVPAFARFKYEVHLMPLRHVPYLTSLDDGEMRALAELYREVLIRYDNMFNRRIPNITLFYNAPCKAGLDPTPWHFHIQFAPPVRSADKLKYLAGFETGGGNIINPSLPEESAEELRRAGAERRQGTAS; translated from the coding sequence ATGAGCGTGGGTCGGCCGGCATCCTTGAAACGCATGCACCCTTACCTCAAGGAATGGGTGATCCTGGCCCCGGCCACCGGTGAACGGCCCTGGAACGGTGCCGTTATGCGGGCCGCGGAAGAAACGGGGCCCGCCTTCGATCCGGCTTGCCATCTCTGCCCGGGCGCGAGCCGGGCCACGGGAGTAGCCAATCCCCGTTATACCGGTACCCTCGTTTTCGACAATGACTACGCATCCTTAAGCCTGGAGGCCCAGGCCCGCGGAGTCTGCCGCGTGGTTTGCTTCGACCCCCGGCACAACGTTACCTTGGTCGACATGGACGTGGACGCGATCGAGGGCGTGCTGCGGGCCTTCGCCGGGCAGTTCCGGGAATTGGCTTCCGTACCGGGCATGGAATACGTGATGCCCTTCGAGAACAAGGGCAAGGAGATCGGGGTCTCCAATCCTCATCCCCATGGGCAGATCTACGCCACCGACTTCATCCCCCGCATCCCGGCGGCCATGTACGCGAGCGCTGCTGAATTCCGGGCCCGCGAAGGCGGCTGCGTATTCTGCGACGTGCTCGGGAAGGAATTGCGCGACGGGAGCCGGGTGGTGGCCCGTAACGGCCATTTCGCCGCCTTCGTGCCCGCCTTCGCGCGTTTCAAATACGAAGTGCATCTCATGCCACTTCGGCATGTGCCTTACCTGACATCGTTGGACGACGGGGAAATGCGCGCGCTGGCGGAACTGTACCGGGAAGTGCTGATCCGTTACGATAACATGTTCAACCGGCGCATCCCCAACATCACCCTCTTCTATAACGCGCCTTGCAAGGCGGGCCTCGACCCCACGCCTTGGCATTTCCATATCCAGTTCGCGCCGCCCGTGCGGTCGGCGGACAAGCTGAAATACCTGGCCGGTTTCGAGACCGGGGGAGGCAATATCATCAATCCGTCCCTGCCCGAGGAATCGGCGGAGGAATTGCGCCGGGCCGGCGCGGAACGCCGGCAAGGAACGGCTTCGTGA
- a CDS encoding solute:sodium symporter family transporter, which yields MQLNWIDWAGFLVFSVLVTAYAMYKSRREKTAKDYFLGGRGMGWLLVGFSLISSNISSEHFVGMSGQAFGGAGLAIASYEFIAAVTLVFIAFFLLPLYLNLGIYTMPEFLEYRYGPAPRTLMAFYMMVAYCGVVMVTVLYAGAIALQAMFGLDLAYGVWIVGLCAGLYTAFGGLKAVAYSDLLHGAALLIGGAVVTCIGLGRVGSVAEFFHNNRDKFHMVLPANHPGIPWTALLLGIWIPNIYYWGFNQFITQRALAAKTLAQGQLGILFAALQKIFIPFIIVLPGIIAYQLFRDKISNPDLAYPTLIREIVPLGLRGMLLAALSGAIMSALAAILNSASTIFTLDFYKRFINRAADDRREVLVGRISTIAFTVVACLLAPLPGRFHGVFNYIQELWGCFSPGITAAFLFGLVFPRAPTSAAMTALIGSVVIYLFQRWMFPNVAFLNHMAITFLILIALMGIITAVKPLKEPVKLKRREGAPDLRPSPLAKTLGVIVIVLVAGIYIVLR from the coding sequence ATGCAACTTAATTGGATCGACTGGGCCGGGTTCTTAGTCTTCTCAGTGCTGGTGACCGCCTACGCCATGTACAAATCCCGCCGGGAGAAAACGGCGAAGGATTATTTCCTCGGCGGCCGGGGCATGGGGTGGCTGCTGGTGGGGTTCTCGCTGATTTCCTCCAACATCTCTTCGGAACATTTCGTGGGCATGTCGGGACAGGCCTTCGGAGGGGCGGGCCTGGCCATCGCCAGCTATGAGTTCATCGCGGCGGTGACCTTGGTGTTCATCGCCTTCTTCCTCTTGCCCCTGTACCTGAACCTGGGCATCTATACCATGCCCGAGTTCCTGGAATACCGCTATGGCCCGGCCCCGCGCACCCTGATGGCGTTCTACATGATGGTCGCTTACTGCGGCGTCGTGATGGTGACCGTGCTTTACGCCGGCGCCATCGCGCTCCAGGCCATGTTCGGCCTCGATCTCGCTTACGGCGTATGGATCGTGGGGCTATGCGCGGGACTGTACACCGCCTTCGGCGGCCTCAAGGCCGTGGCCTATTCCGATTTGCTCCACGGGGCGGCGCTCCTCATCGGCGGGGCGGTGGTCACCTGCATCGGATTGGGCCGGGTCGGGAGCGTGGCGGAATTTTTCCACAACAACCGCGACAAGTTCCACATGGTGTTGCCGGCCAACCATCCCGGCATTCCCTGGACCGCGTTGCTCCTCGGCATCTGGATCCCCAACATCTATTACTGGGGCTTCAACCAGTTCATCACCCAGCGCGCCTTGGCGGCCAAGACCCTGGCCCAGGGCCAATTGGGCATTCTTTTCGCCGCCCTGCAGAAGATTTTCATCCCCTTCATCATCGTGCTGCCGGGCATCATCGCGTACCAGCTCTTCCGGGACAAGATCAGCAATCCCGATCTGGCCTATCCCACCTTGATCCGGGAAATCGTTCCCTTGGGCTTACGGGGAATGCTGTTGGCGGCGCTATCGGGGGCCATCATGAGCGCGTTGGCCGCCATCCTGAATTCTGCGTCAACCATCTTCACCCTGGATTTCTACAAGCGGTTCATCAACCGCGCCGCCGACGACAGACGGGAAGTCCTGGTCGGCCGCATCTCGACCATCGCCTTCACCGTAGTCGCCTGCCTGCTCGCCCCGTTGCCGGGCCGCTTCCATGGTGTCTTCAACTACATCCAGGAATTGTGGGGCTGCTTCTCGCCGGGCATAACCGCCGCCTTCTTGTTCGGCCTGGTCTTCCCGCGCGCGCCCACTTCGGCGGCGATGACCGCCTTGATCGGCAGCGTCGTCATCTACCTGTTCCAGCGCTGGATGTTCCCGAACGTCGCCTTCCTCAACCACATGGCTATAACCTTCCTGATCCTGATCGCGCTGATGGGCATCATCACGGCCGTCAAGCCGCTGAAGGAACCGGTGAAGCTGAAGCGGCGGGAAGGCGCGCCCGATCTGCGCCCTAGCCCTTTGGCGAAGACCTTGGGCGTTATCGTGATCGTCCTGGTGGCCGGAATCTACATCGTGCTCCGGTAA